The proteins below come from a single Balaenoptera musculus isolate JJ_BM4_2016_0621 chromosome 1, mBalMus1.pri.v3, whole genome shotgun sequence genomic window:
- the LOC118886309 gene encoding mucosal pentraxin-like, with amino-acid sequence MEKLLLGVLLLTFLSEGMTQKDLRGKVFIFPKESNKAHVSLIPRVKKPLKSFTLCLKASTDLTRSYSLFSYSTRSTDNELLLFVNKVGEYKLYIGNTGVTFKVSLSPYASIHLCVSWKSASGIAELRVNGKPVGRKRLRKGYSLGAEASIILGQEQHSFGGRFDAKQSFVGKIWDVSLWDHVVPLKNMCSSCYNGNILNWRALTYKARGYVVVKPKL; translated from the exons ATGGAGAAGCTTCTTCTGGGTGTCCTGCTTCTCACCTTTCTCTCAGAGGGTATGACACAGAAAG atTTGAGAGGGAAGGTGTTTATTTTCCCTAAAGAATCAAACAAAGCCCATGTGTCCCTGATCCCCAGGGTGAAGAAGCCGCTGAAAAGTTTCACTCTGTGCCTGAAAGCCTCCACAGACCTCACCCGCTCTTACAGCCTCTTCTCCTACAGCACTAGGTCTACAGACAATGAGCTGCTTCTCTTTGTCAACAAAGTAGGAGAGTACAAGCTGTACATTGGGAACACCGGGGTCACTTTCAAGGTCTCCCTGTCCCCTTATGCCTCAATCCATCTTTGTGTCAGCTGGAAGTCTGCTTCTGGGATTGCTGAACTCCGGGTGAATGGGAAGCCTGTGGGGAGGAAGCGTTTGAGGAAAGGGTACTCTTTGGGAGCAGAGGCAAGCATCATCCTGGGACAAGAGCAGCATTCCTTTGGGGGACGTTTTGATGCAAAACAATCCTTTGTTGGGAAGATCTGGGATGTGTCCTTGTGGGATCATGTGGTCCCCTTAAAGAATATGTGCTCCTCCTGTTACAATGGCAACATCTTGAATTGGCGGGCCCTGACTTATAAAGCTAGGGGCTATGTGGTGGTGAAGCCCAAGTTGTAG